The genomic stretch GCCGCCTGGCCCTCGCTGCGCTTCAGCGTACCGGGCTGCACCACCTGGTTGTTCGCCGAGTACACCTGGCGGACCAGCGCGGTGTGGATCTCCGGAACGTTCTGCGCGATGGAGGCGTCCGCGGCGTTCACGTACACGCGGTTGCGCAGGGGCATGCCCTCGCCCTGGC from Myxococcaceae bacterium JPH2 encodes the following:
- a CDS encoding peptidase M4, translating into QGEGMPLRNRVYVNAADASIAQNVPEIHTALVRQVYSANNQVVQPGTLKRSEGQAATGDAVVDANYDMLGYTYNCYKTNFNRDSYDNLGHTYISTVHYDSGYVNA